From one Bifidobacteriaceae bacterium genomic stretch:
- the pth gene encoding aminoacyl-tRNA hydrolase, producing MSDVWLVVGLGNPGPDYARNRHNLGFMAVDVLAARSGVSFAARAHGRALAAAARVGVAPGGAPGPRAVLAKPQTFMNLSGGPTAELADYFGVELDHVIVVHDDIDLPPWQVRLKRGGGEGGHNGLRDISKALGSKDYIRVRGGVGRPPGNQDAAAYVLRDFPASQRADVALLADKAADAVERVILEGLDAAQLAFHTQPKPAEEEPDSAPAARPRASEAAPGGRPGSDQTGEQP from the coding sequence GTGAGCGACGTTTGGCTGGTTGTGGGCCTGGGCAATCCGGGGCCGGATTATGCCCGCAACCGCCATAACCTCGGTTTCATGGCGGTGGACGTGCTGGCCGCGCGGTCTGGCGTGTCCTTTGCGGCCCGGGCGCATGGGCGGGCTCTGGCCGCCGCCGCCCGCGTCGGCGTGGCTCCGGGCGGCGCCCCCGGTCCGCGCGCGGTCTTGGCGAAGCCCCAGACGTTCATGAATCTGTCCGGCGGCCCCACGGCCGAATTGGCGGATTACTTCGGGGTCGAACTGGACCACGTGATCGTGGTCCACGACGACATCGACCTGCCCCCTTGGCAGGTTCGCCTGAAGCGCGGCGGCGGCGAGGGCGGCCACAACGGCCTGCGGGACATTTCCAAGGCGTTGGGCTCCAAGGATTACATCCGGGTCCGCGGCGGGGTGGGGCGTCCGCCCGGCAACCAGGACGCCGCCGCCTACGTGTTGCGCGATTTCCCGGCCAGCCAGCGCGCCGACGTCGCCTTGTTGGCGGACAAAGCCGCCGATGCCGTCGAGCGAGTCATCCTCGAAGGTTTGGACGCCGCTCAGCTGGCTTTCCACACCCAGCCGAAACCGGCGGAGGAAGAACCCGACTCCGCGCCGGCCGCCCGTCCGCGGGCAAGCGAGGCGGCGCCCGGCGGCCGCCCGGGCTCGGACCAGACGGGCGAGCAGCCATGA
- a CDS encoding 50S ribosomal protein L25/general stress protein Ctc, with the protein MAETILKAQARDEFGKGAARRTRRAGLVPAVMHDRAETPIHISLPGHEAFLALRHVNAVLTIELDGKQTLTIAREVQRNPITDVLQHIDLQIIKRGEKIEASVPLHIEGEPTTGLAILDSQELHVRAEATNVPEVISISVDGLSEGDTIKVADLILPEGVEVVAEPDVNVVTITSTQSEAATTPETEAANAFAED; encoded by the coding sequence ATGGCTGAAACAATCTTGAAGGCGCAAGCGCGCGACGAGTTCGGCAAAGGAGCGGCGCGCCGCACCCGGCGGGCGGGCCTGGTCCCGGCCGTGATGCATGACCGCGCGGAGACGCCCATCCACATCTCGCTGCCGGGCCACGAGGCGTTCCTCGCGCTCAGGCACGTCAACGCGGTGTTGACAATCGAACTGGACGGGAAGCAGACCCTGACCATTGCCCGCGAGGTCCAGCGGAACCCGATCACGGACGTGCTTCAACACATCGACCTGCAGATCATCAAGCGGGGCGAGAAGATCGAGGCGTCGGTGCCGTTGCACATTGAGGGCGAGCCGACCACGGGCCTGGCGATCCTCGACTCCCAGGAGTTGCACGTGCGGGCGGAGGCGACCAACGTGCCGGAGGTCATCTCGATCTCGGTGGACGGCTTGAGCGAGGGCGACACCATCAAGGTCGCGGATCTGATCCTGCCGGAGGGCGTCGAGGTGGTCGCGGAACCGGATGTCAACGTGGTCACCATCACGTCCACGCAGAGCGAGGCTGCGACAACGCCGGAGACGGAAGCGGCTAACGCCTTCGCGGAGGACTGA
- the ahpC gene encoding peroxiredoxin — MSSLNTRIPEFKATAYADGDFRDISDQDLLGHWSVVFFYPADFSFVCPTELADLASLYSEFKALQTEIYSVSTDTHFSHKAWHDTSEAIGAIEFPMVGDPSGQVTRGFGVLIEASGLAERGTFLINPEGVIKAIEISDGAVGRDARDLLRKVKAAQWVAANPEEVCPARWVLGGDTLKPSAELVGQI; from the coding sequence GTGTCTAGCCTGAACACCCGCATTCCCGAATTCAAAGCGACCGCCTACGCGGACGGCGACTTCCGCGACATCAGCGACCAGGACCTGCTGGGCCACTGGTCAGTCGTGTTCTTCTACCCGGCGGACTTCTCTTTCGTCTGCCCCACCGAACTGGCGGATCTGGCCTCGCTGTACAGCGAGTTCAAGGCCCTCCAGACCGAGATCTACTCCGTCTCCACCGACACGCACTTCTCCCACAAGGCCTGGCATGACACGTCGGAGGCGATCGGCGCCATCGAGTTCCCAATGGTCGGCGACCCGTCCGGGCAGGTCACACGGGGCTTCGGCGTTCTGATCGAGGCGAGCGGCCTGGCCGAGCGCGGCACCTTCCTGATCAACCCCGAAGGCGTCATCAAGGCCATCGAAATCTCAGACGGGGCGGTTGGCCGCGACGCCCGCGACCTGCTCCGCAAGGTCAAGGCCGCCCAGTGGGTCGCCGCGAACCCGGAGGAGGTCTGCCCGGCGCGCTGGGTCCTGGGCGGCGACACGCTCAAGCCGTCCGCCGAGTTGGTCGGCCAGATCTGA
- a CDS encoding ribose-phosphate diphosphokinase, producing MTSGIISHDTEKRMVLVSGRAHPELAEAVARELNCELVPTSAYDFANGEVYVRFAESVRGAFAFVLQSHTAPINQWIMEHLIMCDALKRASAKSITAIAPFYGYARQDKKHRGREPISARLVADLFETAGADRMMAVDLHTAQIQGFFNGPVDHLWALPILTNYVRTRVDRSRLTIVSPDAGRVRLADQWSDRLAAPLAIIHKRRDPKVANQVKVHELVGEVEGRTCVIVDDMIDTAGTIVQAAEALIANGAAQVIVAATHAVLSGPAIDRLKNSGIIEIVVTDTLPIEEEKRIDKLTVLSIAPLIARAIREVFDDGSVTSLFDGNS from the coding sequence TTGACCAGCGGAATCATCAGCCACGACACGGAGAAGAGGATGGTCCTGGTGTCCGGGCGGGCCCATCCGGAACTCGCAGAGGCCGTGGCCCGCGAGTTGAACTGCGAACTTGTGCCAACCTCGGCGTACGACTTCGCCAACGGCGAGGTCTACGTGCGTTTCGCCGAATCCGTGCGCGGCGCCTTCGCCTTTGTCCTCCAGTCTCACACGGCGCCAATCAACCAGTGGATCATGGAGCACCTGATCATGTGCGACGCCCTCAAGCGGGCGTCCGCCAAGTCGATCACCGCGATCGCCCCGTTCTACGGCTACGCCCGCCAGGACAAGAAACACCGCGGGCGGGAGCCCATCTCCGCCCGCCTGGTGGCCGACCTGTTTGAGACCGCTGGCGCGGACCGCATGATGGCCGTCGACCTCCACACCGCCCAAATCCAGGGCTTTTTCAACGGCCCGGTGGACCACCTCTGGGCGCTGCCCATTTTGACGAACTACGTCCGCACCAGGGTGGACCGCTCGCGCCTGACCATTGTCTCCCCGGACGCGGGCCGGGTCCGCCTGGCGGACCAGTGGTCTGACCGCCTGGCCGCGCCGCTGGCGATCATCCACAAGCGCCGCGACCCGAAGGTCGCCAACCAGGTCAAGGTCCACGAGCTGGTCGGCGAGGTCGAGGGCCGCACCTGCGTGATCGTGGACGACATGATCGACACGGCCGGCACCATTGTCCAAGCCGCCGAGGCGCTGATCGCCAACGGCGCCGCCCAAGTCATCGTGGCCGCGACCCATGCGGTCCTCTCCGGCCCGGCCATCGACCGGCTGAAGAACTCCGGCATCATCGAGATAGTGGTCACGGACACCCTCCCCATCGAGGAGGAGAAGCGGATCGACAAGCTGACGGTCCTGTCGATCGCCCCGCTGATCGCTCGCGCCATCCGCGAGGTCTTCGACGACGGCTCGGTAACGTCCCTCTTCGACGGCAACTCCTAA
- the glmU gene encoding bifunctional UDP-N-acetylglucosamine diphosphorylase/glucosamine-1-phosphate N-acetyltransferase GlmU, translating to MTEPAVIVLAAGEGTRMKSATPKVLHQAAGRSLLGHAISAAEGVGPGRIVVVVRHGREQVAAAAKDLCRGVLIADQDEVPGTGRAVQCALAALDQAAGPVAPGQSTQAADAVAPDPAPTHPGQPAGLAQAAAGATGQTAPARPEQIVVICGDTPLIDADTLRALMEAHTQDANGVTLLSAQVEDPFGYGRIVRDQAGQVAQIVEQADATPEQAAITEINAAAYVFDAGLLRSALGGLGRDNSQGELYLTDVVAVARAAGRPVRALISEDPAVAQGVNDRAQLAAAAAAINRRIVNQAMIDGVSVLDPASTWIDAGVELSRDVTLMPGTHLAGTTAVGEGSVIGPFTTLVDTAVGAGATVDRTVANGARIGDCATVGPFTHLRPGTVLGQATKAGSFTELKAAEVADGAKVPHLAYVGDAQVGEDANVGAGTIFANYDGVTKSKCVIGPAARIGSNNVIVAPVEMGAGAYSGAGAVVRGDVPPGSLAVSAGPQRVIEGWTIRKRPGSVSAQAAERALASPPQPPLESPQLESPQPQPASDQAAPPPQTSKDN from the coding sequence ATGACCGAACCCGCAGTGATCGTTCTTGCCGCCGGTGAAGGCACCCGCATGAAGTCCGCCACACCCAAAGTCCTGCATCAGGCGGCGGGGCGAAGTCTTCTGGGGCATGCGATCAGCGCCGCTGAGGGGGTTGGCCCAGGCCGGATCGTGGTGGTGGTGCGGCACGGCCGCGAGCAGGTCGCCGCCGCCGCCAAGGACCTTTGCCGGGGCGTCTTGATCGCGGATCAGGACGAGGTTCCGGGCACCGGCCGCGCCGTCCAGTGCGCTTTGGCCGCGCTTGACCAAGCCGCCGGTCCTGTCGCCCCCGGCCAGTCCACCCAAGCCGCCGATGCCGTCGCACCCGACCCAGCCCCCACCCACCCCGGCCAGCCTGCCGGGCTCGCCCAAGCCGCCGCTGGCGCCACCGGGCAGACCGCACCCGCCCGGCCTGAACAGATTGTGGTGATCTGCGGCGACACGCCGCTGATCGACGCGGACACGTTGCGGGCTCTCATGGAGGCCCACACCCAGGACGCCAACGGCGTCACACTCCTGAGCGCCCAAGTCGAAGACCCGTTCGGCTACGGCCGGATTGTGCGCGACCAAGCGGGCCAAGTCGCGCAAATCGTGGAGCAGGCCGACGCGACGCCCGAGCAGGCCGCCATCACCGAGATCAACGCCGCCGCCTATGTCTTCGACGCCGGTCTGCTGCGTTCCGCTCTGGGCGGCCTTGGCCGGGACAACTCCCAGGGCGAGCTTTACCTGACGGACGTGGTGGCGGTTGCCCGCGCGGCCGGACGGCCGGTGCGGGCGCTGATCTCCGAGGATCCCGCCGTGGCGCAGGGCGTCAACGACCGGGCGCAGTTGGCGGCGGCCGCCGCCGCCATCAACCGGCGGATTGTGAACCAGGCGATGATCGACGGCGTGAGCGTGCTGGACCCGGCCTCGACCTGGATCGACGCGGGCGTGGAACTCTCTCGCGACGTGACGCTCATGCCGGGGACGCACCTCGCCGGGACCACTGCGGTGGGGGAGGGCAGCGTCATCGGGCCCTTCACCACGTTGGTGGACACGGCGGTGGGCGCGGGCGCGACTGTCGACCGGACGGTCGCCAACGGCGCGCGGATCGGCGACTGCGCCACCGTGGGGCCGTTCACGCATCTGCGTCCGGGCACGGTGTTGGGCCAGGCGACCAAGGCGGGTTCGTTCACGGAGCTGAAGGCCGCCGAAGTGGCGGACGGCGCCAAGGTGCCGCATCTGGCCTATGTGGGAGACGCCCAGGTGGGCGAGGACGCCAATGTGGGCGCCGGCACCATCTTCGCCAATTACGACGGCGTGACGAAGTCCAAATGCGTGATCGGCCCGGCGGCGCGGATCGGCTCCAACAACGTGATAGTCGCCCCCGTGGAAATGGGCGCGGGCGCCTATTCGGGCGCGGGCGCGGTTGTGCGCGGGGACGTGCCCCCCGGCTCGCTGGCGGTCAGCGCCGGCCCGCAGCGGGTGATTGAGGGTTGGACCATCCGCAAGCGCCCCGGCTCGGTCAGCGCCCAAGCGGCGGAACGGGCGCTCGCCAGTCCGCCTCAGCCTCCGTTGGAATCCCCGCAGTTGGAATCCCCACAACCCCAGCCCGCCTCAGACCAGGCCGCCCCGCCGCCGCAGACCTCCAAAGACAACTGA
- a CDS encoding TetR/AcrR family transcriptional regulator, which yields MARGVRQPARPRMTGRERREQLVAVARSVFAEKGFEPSSVEEIAARAEVSKPVVYEHFGGKEGIYAVVVDREVQELSDRLTRALSIRDHPKRIVERTALALLDYIEENEDGFRILVRDSPVAQATGPFSSMLGDIARTVEALLATEFENHRLNAETATLYAQMLVGMIAFTGQWWLEAKEPDKATVAAHLTNLGWNGLRGMEREPRLKTLDVE from the coding sequence GTGGCACGCGGCGTCAGGCAACCAGCCCGCCCCCGGATGACCGGGCGCGAGCGACGCGAGCAACTGGTCGCCGTGGCGCGCAGCGTCTTCGCCGAGAAGGGCTTCGAGCCGTCCAGCGTCGAGGAAATCGCGGCCCGCGCCGAAGTGTCCAAGCCGGTGGTCTACGAACACTTCGGCGGCAAAGAGGGCATCTACGCGGTTGTGGTGGACCGGGAGGTCCAAGAACTCTCAGACCGCCTGACCAGGGCGCTCAGCATCCGGGACCACCCGAAGCGGATTGTCGAACGCACCGCGTTGGCTCTGCTCGACTACATCGAGGAAAACGAGGACGGCTTCAGGATCCTGGTCCGCGACTCCCCCGTGGCGCAGGCGACCGGCCCATTCTCCTCAATGCTGGGAGACATCGCTCGGACGGTCGAGGCGCTGTTGGCAACCGAGTTTGAGAACCACCGGCTGAACGCCGAAACCGCCACGCTCTACGCCCAGATGCTGGTCGGCATGATCGCCTTCACCGGCCAATGGTGGCTTGAGGCCAAAGAGCCGGACAAGGCGACGGTGGCCGCCCACCTGACCAATCTGGGCTGGAACGGGCTGCGCGGCATGGAGCGGGAGCCCCGACTAAAGACTCTCGACGTCGAGTGA
- a CDS encoding AzlC family ABC transporter permease yields the protein MTATDKSDRSARRAAIRQAVSVSVATGLYGVSFGALAVAAGLSIWQTQLLSMVMFTGGSQFALVGVVGAGGLGGAAVASAALLGGRNLLYAVQLGPLLGLRGWRRLLGALLTIDESTAVALAQPSATARRAGFWWAGAGVWICWNALTLAGALAGDAMGDPRAWGLDAAAAAAFLGLLWPRLASRRAQAAAGLAIAIALVASPLLTPGVPVLLAALAALVAGLWPGGDARPGPDGGRAKRDGGDGIGGRDEPERDAGASGGKPEGGGG from the coding sequence TTGACCGCAACCGACAAGAGCGACCGGTCGGCCCGCCGCGCCGCGATTCGCCAAGCTGTGTCCGTGTCCGTCGCGACCGGGCTTTACGGCGTCTCGTTCGGGGCGCTGGCCGTGGCGGCGGGGCTGAGCATTTGGCAGACCCAGTTGCTGTCCATGGTCATGTTCACCGGCGGCTCGCAGTTCGCGCTGGTGGGAGTCGTGGGGGCGGGCGGCCTTGGCGGCGCGGCGGTGGCCTCGGCGGCGCTGCTGGGCGGCCGCAACCTGCTCTACGCCGTGCAACTGGGGCCGCTGCTGGGGTTGCGCGGTTGGCGGCGGCTGCTGGGCGCGCTGCTGACCATCGACGAGTCCACCGCGGTGGCATTGGCGCAGCCCTCCGCAACGGCGCGGCGGGCGGGCTTCTGGTGGGCCGGCGCCGGGGTTTGGATCTGCTGGAACGCTTTGACTCTGGCCGGGGCGCTGGCCGGGGACGCGATGGGGGATCCGAGGGCCTGGGGGCTTGACGCCGCCGCGGCGGCCGCGTTCCTGGGCCTTTTGTGGCCGCGCCTGGCGTCCCGCCGGGCTCAAGCCGCGGCGGGCTTGGCCATTGCGATCGCGCTGGTGGCAAGCCCGTTGCTGACACCCGGAGTGCCCGTGCTCCTGGCGGCCTTGGCCGCGCTCGTGGCCGGGCTCTGGCCCGGGGGGGACGCGCGCCCAGGTCCGGACGGCGGGCGGGCCAAGCGGGACGGTGGCGACGGCATCGGCGGCCGGGATGAGCCTGAGCGGGACGCGGGAGCGTCCGGCGGCAAACCCGAGGGCGGCGGCGGATGA
- a CDS encoding AzlD domain-containing protein translates to MSDATLWATVLAGSAVCLGLKVVGAYVPRSWLAGERVGRIMGLVTVALLAGLLAVQTAGDGQGLAVDSRLAAVGVAGVALWLRAPFIVVVILAAAVAAGLRALGLP, encoded by the coding sequence ATGAGCGACGCGACGTTGTGGGCCACGGTGCTGGCCGGGTCGGCGGTCTGCCTGGGGCTGAAGGTGGTGGGGGCCTATGTGCCGCGCTCGTGGCTGGCGGGCGAACGGGTGGGCCGGATCATGGGGCTGGTGACCGTGGCGCTGCTGGCCGGGCTTTTGGCCGTCCAGACGGCGGGGGACGGCCAGGGCCTGGCCGTCGACTCGCGCCTCGCGGCGGTCGGCGTGGCGGGGGTGGCCTTGTGGCTGCGGGCGCCGTTCATAGTGGTGGTGATACTGGCGGCGGCCGTCGCGGCGGGGTTGCGGGCGCTGGGACTGCCCTGA